Genomic segment of Nostoc sp. TCL240-02:
TTCTGAAAGCTGATAGTGGAGTGAACGCTCTACAAGTTTTGGCCGCAGAAGGGGAGGTAGCTGTGATTATCTCTGATCAACGGATGCCAGAAATGAAAGGAACTGAATTTCTGAGCAAAACTGTACCTCAGTTTCCCGATACGGTGAGGATAATTCTCACCGGATTTACTGATATTGAAGACTTGGTAGAGGCGATTAATGCTGGACAAGTCTACAAATATATCACCAAGCCTTGGGACCCAGGAGAACTCAAGGCAGTGGTGCAAAGAGCAGCAGAAACCTACGACTTGCTCAAGCAACGTACAGAAGAATTACGCCGCGCTCATGCTCAAATGGCGCTGCTGAGTGTTTTGGTACAGGTAACTCAAGCAGCTTCTAGTTTAGAGGAAACTCTCACTCCAATCGCCAAGGCTGTGAGTGAGACTTTTGGGGCAGAAGGCTGTATTTTACAACTTACAGATGGAAATACTCTGATTGCAACTCAAGGAACTTACAGCAATACAGGTAAAATAGAAAATTGGCTATCTCAAGACCCATT
This window contains:
- a CDS encoding response regulator — encoded protein: MDNPSVEIDKVQYQVMTLERPKKLKILVVDDEPDNLDLLYRTFRRDFNVLKADSGVNALQVLAAEGEVAVIISDQRMPEMKGTEFLSKTVPQFPDTVRIILTGFTDIEDLVEAINAGQVYKYITKPWDPGELKAVVQRAAETYDLLKQRTEELRRAHAQMALLSVLVQVTQAASSLEETLTPIAKAVSETFGAEGCILQLTDGNTLIATQGTYSNTGKIENWLSQDPLTKEAIATGQMQVSLNIPKDTKLIDATHYQNTGVQAHLVIPISYHNELLGVLSLQWKQPCTLREDELILINLSAQLVAIALTSSGYHQPIV